In the genome of Anaerolineales bacterium, the window CCACAGCCGGATCCGCGCCTACGGATCTCTCCGGACGAGCCGCTTCCGGAATCCGCCGAGCATCAGGGGATGACGATGGAAGACGGGGACGCGCTGGTGCTGTGCACCGACGGCTTGAGCGACCTGGTGCAGGCGGAGGACATCGGCCGGGCGCTGCGCCACAGACGGCTGGAGCGCACGATTCAGGAGCTGATCGAACTCGCGCGGCGGCGCGGAGGGCACGACAACATCACGGTGGCGGCGCTGCGATTCCCGGCGGCGGAAGCGTTCGGGCCGTTTCCGAATTGGCTCCGCCGGATTGTGGTGTTCGGCCTTTCCGCCCTGATCCTGGCCGCGGCGGCCGTCGCCGCCTATGCAATCCTTTTAGCCCCGGGACGTTAAGTCGCCTTTCGCCGGAATGCGGCGGCCGAATTCCTCCCGCCAAACCGAAAGCCCGATCTCTTCACCCCGCAGCGGCGCGCCGCCATCCGGCTTGGCCGATGCCCGCTTTCCGTTTTGCTTGTTCGCCAGCAATCGGGAAGCGATCTCCCCCTTCCGCCGAGCCTCGGCGCCATCCCCCATCCCGCGTGCTAAGGGCGGCCGTCCGGTCATGCCGTGGAGATCGGAGGATCATCCGGGGCCGGACGGCGTGCCCCCGGCCGCTTTCTCGGTGACGAAGCGGGCGAAGATCAGCGCCGCGGCGAAGCGGCCGATGGCGGACAGCGCGAACACCGCCTTGTAGCCGAAGGCCGTCACCACGGCGCCGCCGGCGAGGGAGCCGAGGGCCAGCGATAGGGCGACGACGATCTGGTGGATGGCGGTAAAGCGCGCCCGCTCGGAGCGCGGGCTGATCTGCATCAGCAGGTTTAGGACGCACATCGTAAACCCCGACCACAGCGCTCCCGAGGCAAGGTTGATCCACAGGACGTATCCGGGGGAGGGGACGATAATCCAGGCCAGCGGAAGGGCGGGGATCAGCAGGCTGGTGATCAGAACGATCCGCCGCGGCCCCCAGCGGTCGGCGAGCGGGCCGAAGATCCGCAAGGCCGGCAGGCTGGAAAGGCTCATGGCGGCGGTGAGCAGTCCGACTTGGATCATCGTCGCCTTTAGATCGCGAACCAGGTAGACGTTGAAAAACGGGGCGGCGACATTGAGCGAAAAATTCCACACGGCGCTGTGCAGGCACAAGGCGAGGAAGACGGGATGGGCGAGGACGCTGCCGAGGATCGGCGACGGTCCGGCGGGCGGAACGCGGGGCGAAGGCCGGGGCGAGGGATCCTGGATCCGCGAGAAGCAGAACCAGGAGGCGCCGCCGGACAGGAAGGCCAACCCAAACGCCCATTGGTATCCGGCGGGAAACCCTTCCTGGTTGATGATCCAGCCGGCGGCGAAGGCGGCGGCCATGCCGGCGACGGTTTGAGCGATCGTGCGTGAGGAGAAGTAGCGCCCGCGCTGGCCGAGCGGGACGATATCGGCGGCCAGGGAAGTCCAGGCCGGGAGCGAAAGGTTGCCGGCTGTATCCCGCAGGACGACCAGCGCAATCGCCAGATGCACCGCGGCTTCCCCCCGCAGGAAGAATGGGATCAGCAGGAGGAGCAGGATCACGATCCGTCCGACCGCGCCGCCGGCAACCAGGACGATTTGCTTGCGCACCCCGAAGCGTTCTGAGAGGAACGCCCCGGGCAGGAGGGCTAGCGCCGCGCCAAGGCCGGAAAGGGCGCCGAGCAGCCCGATCTGTGCGGAACTTGCGCCGAGCGCCACGGCGAACAACACCAGATAGGCGTTGATGATCGAATCGCTTCCGAGGGCGAACGCGCCGTCGAACCAGAACCAACGCAGGGACGCCCGCGCTTGTTTCGGCAGATCGCCCACCCAACGGCCGCCGGCGCTGATCAGGGCGGCTTGGCTTCGCAGGCGGGCCAACGGGGCCGCGGGCGGAAATCCGGCGGGGCGGGGCGGAAATTTCGGCTTGGCCGCGCGGTCGGCCTGCGGCGGATGCGGAGCGGGATTAACTGCGGGCTTGCGAGACGCCCGGCGGGGCTTGGCGGACGGTTTTCCCATGCGAAGGTAAAGGGGGGGAAGTCAGATCTGCTCGAAGACGGGCGAATCGACAACGAACAGGATGGCGCGGTTCTGGCCTGATTCGGCCGGACAACAGGTCCGGCGGAAGATTTCCACGATCTCTTCCAGCTTGTCTTCGGGGATGCCGATTAGAAGGGTGACATTGCCTTTTCGCAAAAAGCCGCCGGTGGAGGCGATGCGCGTGAACCGAAAGCCCCGTTCGGTCAGGCGGTCGGTGAGCGCCGGATCGTCGATATCGCGGATGACACATATGAGAAGTTTCATGCGGCGGCCTTTCAGAGTTGGATGAATCGTTCGACGGGAAACGCAACCAGAAAAGCGCCTCCGACCTCGGCTTCGATCATCAGCGGCAGAGTGGGCAGGAGCGAACCGTCGGGCTGGACCGGGACCAGCCGTTTGTGGGTGGCGCACAGGCTGCGGACATGCTCAAGCAGGATGTTTTGATCCGCGCCGGAAAAGCCGATCAAGAGGGTGGAGGAGGGTTCCAGGATGAAGCCGCCGCGGCTTTCGATGATCGTGACTTGGAATCCGGCTTGGGTCAGCCGGCGGGTGAGTTCGTCGGCGGTTCCTCCTTGCAGGATGATGATGGCCACGCGGTCGACGGATTTATTCGATGCCATGGGCGGTCCCGGCGCAAACCCCGCGCCTGATACGAATATAACCTTGGCGCGGAGCGGTGTCAATCGAAAACGGAGGGGCATTTCTGCGGCGGACGGACCGCCTCCACGCCGTCGAAAATACCCC includes:
- a CDS encoding cyclic-di-AMP receptor translates to MASNKSVDRVAIIILQGGTADELTRRLTQAGFQVTIIESRGGFILEPSSTLLIGFSGADQNILLEHVRSLCATHKRLVPVQPDGSLLPTLPLMIEAEVGGAFLVAFPVERFIQL
- a CDS encoding MFS transporter, with translation MARLRSQAALISAGGRWVGDLPKQARASLRWFWFDGAFALGSDSIINAYLVLFAVALGASSAQIGLLGALSGLGAALALLPGAFLSERFGVRKQIVLVAGGAVGRIVILLLLLIPFFLRGEAAVHLAIALVVLRDTAGNLSLPAWTSLAADIVPLGQRGRYFSSRTIAQTVAGMAAAFAAGWIINQEGFPAGYQWAFGLAFLSGGASWFCFSRIQDPSPRPSPRVPPAGPSPILGSVLAHPVFLALCLHSAVWNFSLNVAAPFFNVYLVRDLKATMIQVGLLTAAMSLSSLPALRIFGPLADRWGPRRIVLITSLLIPALPLAWIIVPSPGYVLWINLASGALWSGFTMCVLNLLMQISPRSERARFTAIHQIVVALSLALGSLAGGAVVTAFGYKAVFALSAIGRFAAALIFARFVTEKAAGGTPSGPG
- a CDS encoding cyclic-di-AMP receptor is translated as MKLLICVIRDIDDPALTDRLTERGFRFTRIASTGGFLRKGNVTLLIGIPEDKLEEIVEIFRRTCCPAESGQNRAILFVVDSPVFEQI